TCAGTAGGTGAGCGCGGTGCTGTTGGCGCCGAGCAGCAGCTGCTGCGCCTTAAACTGCCTCCACTCGTCGAGCACGGCGTTGAGCCTGTCGATCTTGTCCTGCAGGCCGTGGATGCAGGCTGCGTGGAAGGTGCATATCTCATGGAAGTTGAACTTCTTCCACGCCTCGCACGCGCTATGGAAGTAGGTAGTGTCCACGAGCTGCACGGTCGCCCCGTGCCTTGCAGCCAGCTCGTGCTTCATCTCTCTGAACACCACCTGGTCGTTCTCCCCGGGCCACCGCGTCCTCGCCTCGTACCAGTCCCTGAAGAACGCCAGGGACGCCGCGGTCGGCCTCGCGTACACAAACCCGCCGTTGGCGGCCTTGTCGAGGTCGTACGGGTTGGTGCCGAAATGGTTGTCGCAGCCGAGGGTGATGTCGGCGCCGACCGGGATGCGCAGCAGCGGGTTTCGGAACCACAAGATGTCCAAGTCAGTAAAGAGGAAGGAGTAGCCGAGCGCGAGCACCCGCGCCTGGAACCTGTTGCGTGCCCACATCATGTCCACGTAGTCCTTGTCATAGAACATGAGCTCCGTGCCATTGGGGGCGGCGCCGTTCGCGCCGGAGAGCAGGTGGCAGAGCGGGTGCATGCGCCGGCACCGCTCGAGCCCCTTGGGGTCGGTGGCCACCACCACCAGGTGCTTCAGAAGGGGCTCCGTCCTCACGCCGGTGCGGAGGCTGTCCAGCAACATCTGGAGGAGCGAGCCGGGCAGCGCATGCGCCTCGTTGGCGAAGGCCAAGATGACGGTCTTGTCCTCCATGGACGCGCTCCGAAGCAGCTCCGCGAGCCCGTCGTCATCGCTTGCGACCGCGGCCTACACGCGCGAACGCGATCGATGGTTTCAGTTCAGACATGCGATAAGACAAAGAATCGAAACAAAAGAGAACTGATGTACTCCCTTAGTGATCTAAACGATGTTATATTTTattacggagggagtatgtacgAACCGTGCTGAGCTTCCTGATGCCAGCATCTGCGATGGTGTAGGGGCACGGAGCAGACGGTAGCAGCAGCGCGACAAAGGCTGCCATGGCCGCTGCCCCCAGAACGAAGCACAGCAAATTCGTCACCGAGGTCATGGCCAGTGAAGTGATCCTAGGAAAGTCCGAAACCTCCGAGAGTGCAGTCCAGAGTGCACTACTGTGTACGGACGCGAGGCCCTGTGCCTGTTATAAACCTCGTCGATGCCGAGATTCCTGTCAGAAatcaaggaaaaaagaaaagaaaatggagACGTTGTGGCAATTAAAGCCACGGTTGACTCAGATTTCATCTGAGAAGTAAAATATATGGGATGAGATCGGATATTTGATTCTGAGTACGGCTTCCTGAAATCATCACCGTTCACTAGCATGTGGATCTGTGCTGGTTGATGTATTTCTGCAGATATAGCAGATGTATTGATGCGGGCAAATAAAGCCAGCTCGTGGGCGCATTAAATGAGATGACAGCTGGTCAGGTGAGGCGGACCACCCAGTAATTTACCTGAGCCGCCTCCTTACCGACCTCcacttaggccctgtttggttcataagtcctaagaCTTTTTTTAGTCCTAACTTATAAgtctcaagtccctaaaaagtccatacctgtttggttcctgggacttataagtttctataagaccatattacaactataagtccctataagtcccttctTGAGAatcttatttcataagtctcaaatgcccactttaagtccctataagtccctcccgtttggtttACATGGGACTTATAGGGATTTATTTAAGTCCCTAGACCAATAAattcctggaaacaaacaccctcttatTATATCTCGC
The sequence above is a segment of the Triticum dicoccoides isolate Atlit2015 ecotype Zavitan chromosome 1A, WEW_v2.0, whole genome shotgun sequence genome. Coding sequences within it:
- the LOC119350070 gene encoding uncharacterized protein At4g15970-like; amino-acid sequence: MTSVTNLLCFVLGAAAMAAFVALLLPSAPCPYTIADAGIRKLSTAAVASDDDGLAELLRSASMEDKTVILAFANEAHALPGSLLQMLLDSLRTGVRTEPLLKHLVVVATDPKGLERCRRMHPLCHLLSGANGAAPNGTELMFYDKDYVDMMWARNRFQARVLALGYSFLFTDLDILWFRNPLLRIPVGADITLGCDNHFGTNPYDLDKAANGGFVYARPTAASLAFFRDWYEARTRWPGENDQVVFREMKHELAARHGATVQLVDTTYFHSACEAWKKFNFHEICTFHAACIHGLQDKIDRLNAVLDEWRQFKAQQLLLGANSTALTY